From the genome of Solanum lycopersicum chromosome 7, SLM_r2.1:
aatatgatacaaCGCTTGAAACAATGATCTACTAGGgtattatataactatcatgtCAGTTGCGAcctgtaagtcatatgttgctacctGTCTAGCTTATATGTTGCAGCTTGCGTAAGTTATATGTTTCACATATGTCTATTCAGTTGCTATTGAAATAACTTTTTAGTTGCTACATATGGCTATAATTTATTCCAATAGTCAATTGTTGTAATATATAGCAATCTGTTGAAAACGTGAAtgcaaattattaaaaaattgcaGGTACCCAGATGATGATGAATGAtttcaaagaaatattaattttacatatCAAAACAACTCAATTGATAGCAAACGAAATCTGGTCCTGTGATTAAATTAGGTAAATctgattcaagaagaagaaaagaacaaagCTCAAGGATTAGCAGCCAAGAccaataatatatgaaaaaaagaagaaaaatataaagagaaCAGGAAGAAAGACAAGCAAGCAAGCAagaacgaagaagaagaagaagaaaatgaagaagaagaggaagaggaataCGACGAGAGGTGGGGCAAAAGTATTTTATTTCCCCTTTTGGTACAGCTTGCTGGTGGCTTCCCCCAATTTTAATTCCAAccaaaattggttaaattagattttagtcaatttaccCTTTTACTCTAATTCAATGGACCAAACATCAACTTATAAACTTGAGGTCAAATCCATAATCCTTAATCATTAAGCACATAATTGTCACCTACACCCAATACTTAAGATTTATGTCTCTgcccatttattttgaaaccttgtggtcacttttttttaaaagtcccCCAAGACTGTTTAACTCAATCCGTCTTACTTcatcattttgtttttatttttctactttatatttaaaaatcataaataataataataatttattaaatttgccctcttaaaaaaatgagaattttattAACAACAGAGAAGGCCCAAAACTTTCTTTAAACTATCCGAAGTAGattaaatatacttttaaactatatttcagctcgaaaaatactattttcatcaaattattaGGCCACACACACAAACTAGTCGATCCAAGCCGTTATAGCATCATTCGGGGTTCAATTGGATAGCTATAGCGGAGTAAGTTGTTGTAAATATAAGGAAACCCCTCAAAATCGCTCATAATCACCCCAAGAATATAAGTGTGGCCCTTGAGTATGGCTTGAATTCATTATAAGGTAAGGAAAATTTAGTTTTATAAGGATTTTAGGGTGTAAGACTTTGGGCTAATCTTAAAAATGGTTGTTATCGATTTATTTACCGCAATTCACTAATGTAACCATGAAACAGGTAGTTTTAGGTAATTAAAGGTGGAAACATTCTAGTTTTGGTGGAAAATTCATGAGGACGGATTAGGGTTTGAAATTTAGAGATGATCTATAAATATTTAGGTCATTTGTCATTGATTTTGtattattctattatttttgaCCAAAAGCAAGTTAAAGTTTCACAAAAAGGAGTCAATGTTTGCAATCGAACTTCTAGAGAAGTTGTTTGACGCCCAGATAGGCTAGGTTATCTTTACTAAGTAGTCAGACATGTTTTATATTGCATGGTATTTTGTAAATTCACGGTAAGTTTCATGCGTAGGCCTTCAAACTTAGGGCCGGGATGATTAagattgttatttattgttgtCAGGCGGAAAAAGTTAATGACTAAGGTGTGTTATGTAGTTTTGATTTTTAACCTTAGGCTTACTTGTCAAGGTAGTTTTGTGGTAATGTAAGGTCAAGTGTTCTGAAAATTTTGGATTATAGACATTTCTAGAACTTGTGGTAATCAAGAATGGGCTTATGTGTACTCATAATGAGACATAGTACTAGGTCATTGTTATATATGTGATGGTTTGTGTTGTCCAATATATGTGTATAGACAATTTACTGCCTATTAGTATCACTTGTGTTGGAAATCATAGGGAAGGATAATAAACCTATTTATGTGACTTGTGGTTTCAACCGTTATTGTTCAATGTATTTGAGATTGTGCAtgattttttgtgtttgttgaTTGGTCCAGGAACACACTGATACATGAATATTAACGGTTGACCCAGATACCATGCCTGAATGATTACAAACTCTAGTTGGCTTCAGTACCACGCTAAtacaaaaatactaataattggATCGGATACTTCGTATAATATGAATACTAACCGTTGAATCGAATATCATGCCTTGTTTGTTTTTATAACCCTAGTTGGTTTGATAACTACACTGATACACTAACACTTTGAGTGTGGATTCTAGGAGAGAACAAAATTTACATGTTGGTTCCATGAGTGAACTGAATTTACCTCTTCATAATGTGATTGTTGCATGTAGGCCACTGAATGGGATTTGTGTTTAAATATTGGAATGATTCTTGTAAAGATCATGTTTGCATGCTAAACAATGTGGATAGTATTTTACAAATCCTTGATGATCCGAATTACTTGAAAGATATGATGAATCAGGTATAGCTTGTTGTGTTGATGTTATTCAAGATTATTGTGCATATAAACTTGAGGACTAGGAGCCTAGTCTATACTATACtgttatttatctattttgcTAAGTTATTGTTACTAGGTCGGGCTGATGACTGGGGTCTAGTGTATAGTTTAAGTTGTTGGGACTCTTTATAGTTGTTTAGTATATAGAACATATCTAATAAAGATGATTTGAGTCAAGATGGCCGAGTTGGTCTAGGCGTCGGTTTCAGGTACCGATCTAAAAGGACAAGATTATTAATATGAGAACTTGAGAAAGAATAGTAGGTTGGTTACGTGGTTAGTGGTGGTCTTGCATTCAAGAATCTCTATATGATAGAAGGGTTGGGTTATGATTTGATATAGAGTGACATTAAAGAAAGGTTTTAGAAACATTAGGGTGACATAATAAGTAGGCTTGAGAAGCCTTAAAGTGCATCAAAGATAGACTCGTGAAGCCTTAAAGTGTATCAAAGGTAGGCTTGGGAAGTCTTAGGATGAAATAATAGGTAGGCTTGAAAAGACCTACGGTGTCATACATATAGGTTTAGAAAGCCATAGGATGACATAACAAGTAGGCTTGGGAGAGTGGCATAAGGGGTAGGTTTGGAAATCATTGAGTGGCAAGATGATTGAATGTTTATTGGTATAGTTGGCAGCTGAATAAGGTATAGGCTTGGATCAAAGTGTACTAGTTTATGGACATTATGCCCGGATGGTAAAAGCATGTGGATGTAGATATGATGTGATGTAACTTTCATGTTATTTCTATTGATACTACTCTTGTTATGTCACTTGACATAATATAGTTGCATGATTTCAATGGTGTTTCATAAGTGAAAATGGTGATGATTTTCGACAGCTTCTACTCATTTTACTTATGTTGAGACTTGTGTcttatttgttttataaataCTTTTGAAAGCATTTGTACCTATTTAGAATAGTTTCTTGGACAAAGTATTTTGTTATTCATCAAGTTAAGAGTATTTTCCATGATTAAATAAGatgttttattatgttttattaatttctgCATTGATCATTTTTAAATTGGATGGTAAGAATTCTCTTATCTAGTTATTAGAGTAGGTGCCTGCACAACCCGGTGAATTAGATCGTGACACAAATGTAGTGGTCTTAATTTTTTGTCCCCATAGGAAAAGTCTTAAAAGAATGACATTCTTTCCACTTTAAGTAGAGTAAAAGGACATTTTTCTAATGCTTTTTAAACAAGGaatttaaaatgtctttaatgtatCCTAAACAACTTTAAAATGTCATCCTTCTATCTATTGGTTCCAGAAATATCTTCAAcgttttttaagatttaaaattatctttattaaCAACACAGTGACATGGCAAATAGTGGGCCATTTATTTAGACAAATGACTTCATTTTAGTggtcaatttaaaaattttaaaccaaaTACATGACCGGTCTGAACTACAAAACTCAAACCCACCTAGCAATCATTTTCCATATTAACCTTATAACCTATCTTTGTACTCCCTTTTATAGCAATTCACAATCTTTATCGTAGCAACCCAATGATAGTGGTCTAGGTTACAAATCACAACACCTTGTACGTATGTTCTTCGTATAATACTATTTAGGGTCTATTAGAAACGTAATCATTCACCGacctattttcttgtattgaaTTTCTAACGaggaattttaattttaaatgacTGTAAATTCAagataatttcttcaaagtataCCAAACAAATTGAATTCAAAAACTTGCTtatacagaaaaaaaaaagacatgtagAATCTCCGGCTGATATTTATCAATATCCAAGTCGTAAAATGATTGGcaagccatgcaaaaacatcTACTCAACAAATCTTGATCTAGAGAACAAATTGATTATCCAAACATTGTAATTGGTCCAATGACTATGAAGTCATCCTATTAATGGTTGGTACAATACCTCCCATCTCTTATCTATCTAAACTAATCACCTCCATTACACCTTCCTTATCTTCCTGGTGAATCTATTTTAGCAAAGGTTAATAATACTCTTCTGAATAGAGATCTCAAGCTACAACTACTTAAACATCACCTATTGAGTGCTCAACACTGGATGAAGCAACATGCTAATTCTCACAGGAGTTACAGGCGTTATGAAGTAGGTGATTGAGTGTACTTCAAAGTACTAGCAAGTCAACTATTGCACGTCATTCATTCCATAAGTCGGCTACTAAGTACTATGAGCCATTTCAGGTTCTTAGGTCTAGTTGCTTGCATTCTCTTATAGTTTCCTAGTTCAATGAAGATCCATCCCACAGTTCATGTTTCCCTATTAAAGAAGTGTCATGAAATCTCAGATCAAATATTTTTACCCCCCTTGTCGCTGATTTGGCCAATCCACACTGCCCTGTTCCTGAGTTGGTCATAGGATACAATCCTATGTTGCTGCTTGGGAGTTTGCCACCACCTTAAAGACCAGATTCTCATTATTTGATCAATTAGGGACAAGAATCTTGTATTGGAAGGGAGTACCGATACACGATTAAAAGAGAAGAAGCCAAATTCAATTGTGGTTACAATTCCATTTAAGAGCAATTAGTTGGTAACAGATTTTGTTATTAGCTTATAAAGAGCTCAATTTAGTTCAATTCAACTATTGTATAGTTTGTAATCAACTTATTGTACTatcatgatataaaatatacaaattccTCTATTAGATCctccttttcttcttcatccTTGTTAAGTGTTCTCGAGAAACTCATGATACAGTGCTTTGATCCTACAATTGAGTAACACCTTTTTATTCATGGTGAATTCCACCCTCTTTTTATCCCCAGCATGTATGCAGCAAACTTTTACacaattttaaaatgtaaaacaGGAAAAAGTAGATACAATCTTGGACAATAGAATGCACCCTCCTTCCTTTTACTTTAGGTTCTTTAGTTTCTCTTGTGAACATACAGAAGGTCCTTTAGTTTCCCTTGTGCTAAATAAATCTTAGAACATACAAAATGAGATGCCAAAAAGACACAAAAAGAGAAGGAGCATTTACATTTAGTAGAAGAAAGGAATATTGTTCTACAAAAACTGCAGAGTGTTTTCATATAGCATACTTCTTTTTATGGTTAACTAACCTTCAAAACGATGACAAAATCGTACACCAAGTAGGAAACAAAAAATAGTACTAGTAGTAAACAATGTGCTGATCACACATTTAGTCCTTTACATCAGTGACTCCTTCAACAGAAATTTGAAATCTTGCTTCTGCTTCAGCTAAGCATGGCGAACTGACTACTTTACAAATCCGCTCCTCGGCCCTACCCTTCCTCAGAGCTAGTCTGTCAGAATTTGAAGAGAGTAAAATATCAGCTATCAAGATAAGCTGCGCCTGCAAGTTATAGTTGTACTATTATGCGTACCTCGTCGTAGAAGCATGTGCCATGATGTTGCCACCAATGGGTTTTATTTGAGGCCCAGCAAATACAGCAGAACCATCCACTTGAGCAACAACTTGGTTCGTAATAACAACAGCAACACCAAACTGCAAGTGTAAAAGTAAAGGATAGATAGAAAAAGTAAGTCAAGAACCCCTAATCTAATTCTAAAACATTAACCACCAccaaagagagaaaaatagGAAGGAGGAGACTCCATTTTGGATAATATGCACAAATGAGGGACATGCTAAATACCTCATCTGCTAACTTCTGAAGGCTTCTCAGAAACTTTGCAAGATGCATCTGCCTGGCAGACAACTCTCCTCTCCCAGAGAAGTCAGTTCTATAAAGGGCAGTAGCACTGTCCACAATCATGAGAGCAAACCTGCTTGATCAAAACAGTTTTCAAAGTTAAGCTTCTATCAGAGATCTTTTTTATGCTTTGATGAGATGAACCCAAATAACTAAGGAAGCCacaaattcaagattttcaCTATATTCAGGaagcaaatttttttttgaattctagAACACTTcaaaaagatttatttgtttgaaacaGGTGAGAGCACACTTCAAACAGATCCAAGATGTATCCAAACATGCATTAGATGTAAGATGGACATCCATAATCAAACAAATTGAGAGCTGCTTCAAACTAGAACCCTTCAACATACTCAATCAAGAGTTGGAATATTCTCTAAAAGATATAATCTAAGCACATTTTCTTGCTCAAAGTATCACAGCCACTGAGAAGCAtgagaaatttttttcataaatgagCAGTGGAATATGGAGAAAGTTAACCTGGTCTCCACCATCATTGAGGCTGCCTCAAGCAAAAGTCTTGATTGATGATCGGTATTATAAGCTCGAGCATAGGCTACATTCTCCAGGACATCAGGACCATTCAATCCATACCTGCAGCATTTAACCCCACTGATGACAACAGTTTGAACTTCATAATACCAGAAAAACATGTGAGTTGAGTTACTAGTAGAAGACCTGTCTGCAATTTGTAAAAGTCTTTGTGGTCTGAAAGTACCCTCAGCATCAATGTACATTGCTTTCCCTTCACCACCTCCCTGATCTAATGGAAGCTGAAATAACAGATAAAGAATGATATTTGAATGAATCTTGTGCACTTTATTATgggattttaaaattaaaaaaatgtctaTGTTATCGTACTTGACAAGTCACGCATAGTGTGTGACACAGCTGAGTCTTTCCACATCGGAACTCTCCGTAAATTTCAGTAATAGATCCAGTTTCGATTCCTCCTGACAAGTGACAAAAAAAGTATGAGGTTGTGATGCCAGGTCAAATTCCGGTTCTAGAAGTTCACAAATTAGATAAATAACTACCTTCTAATATCTTGTCAAGTTCTTTCGATCCAGAAGTTATCTGTATGATTTCAAGCCTCTGTGCATGGAGTTGGCTGGCACTAGTGAATCCCAAAGGCACTAATTTTGAAGCTGTTCATATGCAGCATTAAAAAGATTTAGTACCGATTGCTGATAAAAAATTGCAGAAATGGGTGAAAAAAGAAGGTAAGGGGAAAAAACATCAGCACTGGCAATGGCAGTTAAATGAAGAGAGACATGCCTGCCTCAATAATCTTGTCAACTTTAGCTTCACTAATTCCTTTTATCTGCAGAAgttcctttcttggagcataaACAACAGATTCAACTGTACATAGACCAGCATCCTTGAGTTTTTTTACATCTAGAGCTGCAATCCCTGATGCCTTGAGGACAAAAAAGCTATATGCCTCAGTAACTAATGGACCATTTCCTTTAAAAGTTGGAAGAATTACAGGGTGTCATTCAACAGAAACAACTATACTACAAGCTAGACTGGAAAAAGATACTCAAAGATATTGCCTCTTAAATATTAACAATTCCAAGAAAAAAATCTAGGAAATGCCTAGTCCAGCTTTTATGTACTACCAGTAAGATTAAAAAATCCTCAAGAGTTTAGGTTTCACTTCGTgtaaatctttttaaaatctGCAGTATGAGAAACTTATGATAAGTACTTATCTGAGTTACTGTAAATGTTAATCACTCGAGACttaaaattcttcaaaaaaagaTCTAAACTGATAAAATCTTGTAAGGAGCAAAGCTGATAAGCCAACCGCATAACCCAGATGCACACTAAAATATCTGACCATCAACGCCCACCTATTGGACCCTCCATATCATGCGTCATGATGTAAATCATTTTGTGTCAAGTGCCTTTCTAGAAGCAGCTTTTCATGGTGCCCTCAATTCTGTACACTCTGATAGTAACCTACAAATTTCTAATGAAAACTGGTTGTAATTACGGGCAGCAAAACCATTGTAGCAACAtcgttttttttaattgatgaccTAGAAATTTGTTTTGAGCCAACCCTTATTGCCAACAATAGCATTCGAACTCAGGAATGATGGGTCACTCCTCTACcattctccacttaaatactaAACTTAGGCTTGTCGCAGGGCTCCATGACTCCATCGAAACATCATACCAAAAAAACACTCATCCAGGTTTTCAAGATCAGTGGTATCGCTTCGAGAACCCATTTCACAAAGCATTCTACAACATTTAGCTTCAAAACTAAGGCAGTAAAGGACAGATAGATATAACTGTAAAAATATTAGCTTGAAATAATCCACAAGAGCACTATGATAGCGAACCCATTCCAAGAAGCCAAAAAGGGGACAGTATAGAAAaccccaaaacaaaaaaaagcatTTCCCATAAGCGAGGCAGATGAGATTCAACCTTGAAAAAAAGCTGTTTCACAAAATTCAGTTTTTTACCATTCAAGATTCAACCCAGAACCACATTTCAAGATTCAACATTTAACCTACGAAGTACAATTCAAGATTCAAGATCAGACCCAGCTACACTGAAtctgaaatcataaacaatcACTATCACCAAAACAACTACCCCAATCCAAGATTTAGGACACTTGATATATAAAAAGGATTGAATTAACTCCTCAATTAAGAGAAGAAAAGGGGGGAAACCTGAAGTTGTTCAACTGGAAAAGGGCCGTGTTGAACATCCTCGATTTCATCATTTTGGTCTTGCATCGACTTCTGATTCCTGTGCTGCTGCTCCATTGCTAATTTTCTTGATGCTCACTGAGAATGGAAGAATGGAGGCAAAAGGAAATATTTCAAAGGCGTGAGGAGCCGCCAAAAATACTGCAAATGAAATCGTGCTTCACAAGCTGtttaaataaaactaataaataaataatacttaGGAGGTGTTTGGTATGAAAAAAACAGTTTTCTCtgaaaatgttttcttggaaaataagtgcatttctaacttattttctcatgttagTTGGAAAGGAGaacattttttaatgtttggttggtcaatgaaaataattttcataaaatatgtttttgtatgCAACCGTTATGAATTTGATGGTGATAAAAACAGTTGACAAGCAATAATGTGTCCAGAAATATagagaaaattagaaaagaatCACTTTTCAAGAACGTAAAAGGCTCAAAAATACCCATGAAAAGTATTGGATTACATATACCTTTAAATTATATTCTGGCTCAAAATTACCCTCCACTTAAAGTATTGGGTCACATTTACCCTTACTATTAACAGAGGTGTGAATAGTAAAgataaatatgactgaatactTTAACGAAAGGATATTTTTGAGCCagaatatagtttaagggtatatgtgagttaTTTTCGATAGTTTAGGGGTATGTTTTAGCCTTTCCcgtttcaagaaaaataaatatgattgtttaatgccaaataaatattcaaaaaaccCTTTTTCggccaaataaataaaattgacttATTTATTACCAATTTATCTATAAGTTGCTATGTTAtgccatttttttcaaaaagggaGAAACTACATAAATGGGccacaatactcaaaataattacaattttataGCCCAACTCAAACTAATTTAGCAAAtagccattcacccaaaataaaTTACAGTTCATGCCCCCTTTAGTTTAGGCTCAATTTCCTTGGAACCCCCTTTAAATTTAGGCTCAATTTTGCCTCTTTAAACGAATGTGATGACACTTATCTATTTCcatcaagacaagtcagcctcaAATCCAACAACATGTAAGAAATGTGGAAAGTTACACAAGAATaaaaaacttattcattctaattgataagagaaaaatatcatatatactaagttattatttaattttagtactaatatttttaatctttgcGGAAATGTTGCAATGTAATAAAAAAACATCAACTAAGTAGATATGTGGCAAAAGAAACACAGGTGTtgattttcaagaaattatCTAAGACAAATGGAAATATTAAAGAATTATGAAAGAGATGAATGGAAGTTGAGCAAATATGACAAAGAattggactttttttttttgtgtagaaCCCACAAGCTAAAAAtggaaagaagaacaaatgaGAAAGATAGAAATGAAGGAATTATCCAGCaaatatggaaaataaaaattggaaaataaggTAGCATGATATctaccaaaataaaaaacaagcaTAAGACAAGTTAAATGAAAAAGTTTGTCAAATGTTTCAAATGTTGGTATACATTTGACCTgccatttttttttgtcaaaattatCAACTACAAAGTGGAAAAATTGAGAGAAAATGGTGATTTTCTTCTTCAGAGAATTGCTATAAATTGCACAAGAAATGAGTTGATATAGCAGAGTAGAGAGAGAGTCAAAAACAAAGCAATCCATATATTTCTTTAAGTTCTTCTTATACTACTTTTTTAAGTATTTCATGTTGAAAATTATTCTAGTTCCtgcttttaattaaatagtagaattattattttttgaatatttcttCTATCTTATCTAATGGAGAAGAATATTTTCGCTAGTAGTACTATTTCTATTATGgagtaattttcttttgttttgaaaaattgacGGATCTTGATATTTCTACATAAGttattatatctaaattttatgTGTGTGAACTTAAGCTATGGatttccattttatttattttatagttagatgttattttatttattaacatatttccATTGATTACTACGTTTAACATATTACTAATTTTGTAATCGAGAGGGATGGAAGAAGTAATATTATTAATTGGAGTATTGATATATTGTTAATATTGTAGTAACGTCTATctattttatgttataattaatcTACACTTATTTGTAATAGAAAGAGGCGAATAGTGGAATAATTAGTTATAACAAGCAAGTTAATCGAAAGAGACTTACTTAGAAGAATATGTTTTAGCTCAAGTACACATGTCTCGCTCATAAATATTACTATTTCGGTAATTAAATTGTATAACCGAGAGGAGTGCATATAATTGTTTAATTTCAGtaataacatataattataatcgTGAGAGGTATTTATACTTTATgagaaatataaatttagaaaaaaaaattactttatataGAAATATTGAGTGAGGTCAAGATCCCCAACACCTTTTAATATATTGTGAAAACTAAAGTAGTTTCTCTactttttgtattattaattaattaattcaccATTCAAcaattcttgattttcttaaatagtaattaaaacaacaaatatCTGTAGAATAGACAAACCGATCCCTGTGGTTCGACATCTTTCTATACTATTATTTGACATACGGTgggttaaaaatatatacattcaGTGACTCTCCACTAATATAACCCCAAAACCTaattgtcacgtgtacaagccacTAATGTATAATGTGTGAAATTGAAAGATAATTACAAATCTCAatgtctttatttttcaaatagaataaaatataaaataaggaaCAAGAGGATCCGCCAGGATGACAAATAGTTACCTCTTAAAGTTCTCTAGAAGCCTCAGAAATAGATGAAAAGCAATCACACGTAACTAGTCTCAAAAGCTACATAAGTGTAGAAGAAAGGAGTGAGTACCAAACAACATGGTAGTCAACATGTAACCTACTAAACAAGACAAAACTAAGTTAGAATAAGAGTACTCCTTTCATCCCAATCAAAACTGCTCAAACTGCAACTTGCATAAAATCAACCTAACCTAACCGATTAACAATACACGATTTACAAGACTTGAAAATCATAGTTCAACAGTCACAATCAATAAACAATAAGTATCAAGTGTGACAAACATACGTGTCAAGTAGATCAATTAGAAGCATCAAATTCATCAAGGTACGACTATCAAGTactgatacactcaaacttacttctcaaataagaagtaaagcggtcgtgtcaagtaaataactcaactaatgaggttgggatcgttcccactaggaaaatagtttagacttagcttcaatctattatttctattgttcagtcaattacttccttgtaAAGCAAAGACGATAAAAGGgaggtttctatttctaaataaatgaaaataactaacgaaattaaaagagacacttaacatctTCGAATGTTggaattaatcaaagtaactagggtttacgtgttccccacaggttcataacttgataattctaactataacaattctttccttgtatcttgcatgcaaagtgataagttttgtatttctaaatccttggtccggcatctagaaaaatTCACTCCGCACCtaggtccggc
Proteins encoded in this window:
- the RAD51 gene encoding DNA repair protein RAD51 homolog produces the protein MEQQHRNQKSMQDQNDEIEDVQHGPFPVEQLQASGIAALDVKKLKDAGLCTVESVVYAPRKELLQIKGISEAKVDKIIEAASKLVPLGFTSASQLHAQRLEIIQITSGSKELDKILEGGIETGSITEIYGEFRCGKTQLCHTLCVTCQLPLDQGGGEGKAMYIDAEGTFRPQRLLQIADRYGLNGPDVLENVAYARAYNTDHQSRLLLEAASMMVETRFALMIVDSATALYRTDFSGRGELSARQMHLAKFLRSLQKLADEFGVAVVITNQVVAQVDGSAVFAGPQIKPIGGNIMAHASTTRLALRKGRAEERICKVVSSPCLAEAEARFQISVEGVTDVKD